One Triplophysa rosa linkage group LG9, Trosa_1v2, whole genome shotgun sequence genomic window carries:
- the parga gene encoding poly(ADP-ribose) glycohydrolase, with amino-acid sequence MNMDESKTENISHGEDTTSENSSELNMSFESGQKKSSQDAMKDNESAESTRKRKEQDDAKQDPKCDMDSKDTILTNVVDSNDTTGQTKPSNGEKASEPSSPDAKLSKLTCMATEMTNLSPQLNASETCSTDVEMVSPHSPTSKESPRNLGENASACPDSESKTPIPNPDDDTKDISEVTEMETDDVEQNSTAVTEESNCNQTSSSASGQVDEQKETKWLGTPIEELRRRSQFGQSLPHLRATDNHKVLIRTDLLKAGELPIPYPLHKFRDSWDDMTVKMPCSEKNLFPVESEDGSGLQSRWELISSALKGGLKSSLDIRDAILSYNTAHAKRWDFTALNVLCTEGLENCEVQFLFNNILPAMVELTVKMPEICTQPIPLLKMGMNQSLTMSQKQIACLLANAFFCTFPRRNSRKSEYSNYPEINFYRLFEGSFPRKIEKLKTLLCYFRRVTTSMPTGLVTFMRQGLSNFPKWESSNTQLTRLHITCEGTIEDQGYEMLQVDFANRMVGGGVTGLGLVQEEIRFLINPELIISRLFTEALEHNECLIITGTEQYSKYSGYAESYRWKENHTDETPRDEWQRRRTEIVALDALKYMHFMEQFQPEKMTRDLNKAYCGFVRHGVDPQNLSAVATGNWGCGAFGGDTRLKALLQLMAAAEAGRDVAYFTFGDEELMRDVHDLHTFLKDRHVTVGTLYCLLKQYSNVLCKTALRPDVSLYGFLYEQVSSDPDPEPNMGPSDSHSEPSTSPANCL; translated from the exons ATGAATATGGATGAATCTAAGACAGAAAACATCAG CCATGGTGAAGATACCACATCTGAGAATTCAAGTGAACTCAACATGTCCTTTGAGAGTGGACAGAAGAAAAGCAGTCAAGATGCCATGAAAGACAATGAGTCAGCTGAATCAACAAGAAAACGCAAGGAGCAAGATGATGCCAAGCAGGACCCGAAATGCGACATGGACTCAAAGGACACCATTCTTACAAATGTCGTGGACAGCAATGATACAACTGGCCAGACGAAGCCAAGCAATGGAGAAAAGGCTTCTGAACCCAGCTCGCCTGATGCCAAGCTTAGTAAGCTTACTTGCATGGCTACAGAGATGACCAACCTCAGCCCACAATTAAATGCAAGTGAGACGTGTAGTACAGATGTGGAGATGGTGAGCCCGCATAGCCCCACAAGCAAAGAAAGTCCCAGAAATTTGGGCGAAAATGCTTCTGCTTGCCCTGACTCGGAGTCCAAAACTCCAATCCCAAATCCAGATGATGACACCAAAGACATATCTGAAGTGACAGAAATGGAAACGGATGATGTTGAGCAAAACTCAACTGCTGTTACTGAAGAGTCGaattgtaaccaaacatcatCTTCAGCAAG CGGGCAAGTGGACGAGCAAAAGGAAACGAAGTGGCTTGGAACCCCAATAGAGGAGCTTAGACGGAGGTCTCAGTTTGGACAGTCCCTGCCACACCTCAGGGCGACAGACAATCACAAAGTGCTCATCAGG ACAGATCTGCTTAAAGCAGGTGAACTCCCCATTCCATATCCATTACATAAGTTCAGAGATTCCTGGGATGATATGACTGTAAAAATGCCATGTTCAGAAAAGAACCTGTTTCCTGTGGAAAGTGAG GATGGAAGTGGACTGCAGAGTCGTTGGGAGTTGATTTCTAGTGCTTTAAAAGGGGGCTTAAAAAGTTCACTTGATATAAGG GATGCAATATTAAGTTACAATACAGCACATGCTAAAAGATGGGACTTCACAGCTTTGAACGTTCTCTGCACTGAG GGTCTGGAGAATTGTGAAGTACAGTTTCTTTTTAACAACATATTGCCTGCGATGGTGGAACTGACAGTGAAAATGCCCGAGATATGCACCCAG CCAATCCCTCTGCTTAAGATGGGGATGAATCAGTCCTTGACCATGTCACAGAAACAAATTGCCTGCCTTCTAGCCAATGCCTTCTTCTGTACATTTCCCAGACGCAACTCACGCAAGTCTGAATATTCCAACTACCCGGAGATCAATTTTTACAG ACTGTTTGAAGGTTCCTTCCCACGTAAGATTGAGAAACTCAAAACTCTGCTGTGCTATTTCAGAAGAGTGACTACGTCGA TGCCCACTGGACTTGTGACATTCATGAGACAGGGTTTAAGCAATTTTCCAAAATGGGAAAG CTCCAACACACAGCTCACCCGTCTTCATATCACCTGTGAGGGCACCATAGAGGATCAGGGTTATGAAATGCTGCAG GTGGACTTCGCAAACAGGATGGTGGGCGGAGGGGTGACGGGTCTGGGGTTGGTCCAGGAGGAGATCCGCTTCCTCATCAACCCTGAGCTCATCATATCACGCCTCTTCACTGAAGCTCTGGAACACAACGAGTGCCTCATCATCACAG GCACTGAACAATACAGTAAGTACTCTGGCTATGCAGAAAGCTACAGATGGAAAGAAAACCACACCGATGAGACACCCAG GGACGAGTGGCAGCGGAGGCGCACTGAGATTGTTGCCCTGGACGCGCTGAAGTACATGCATTTCATGGAGCAATTTCAACCTGAGAAAATGACCCGGGATCTAAACAAG GCGTATTGTGGGTTTGTGCGGCATGGTGTTGACCCTCAGAACCTCTCTGCTGTTGCCACAGGGAACTGGGGATGTGGTGCTTTTGGAGGCGACACTCGACTCAAAG CTCTGTTGCAGCTGATGGCGGCCGCCGAGGCTGGCAGAGATGTGGCCTACTTCACATTCGGAGATGAAGAACTCATGAGGGACGTGCATGATCTGCACACATTTCTTAAAGACAGACACGTCACTGTTG gcACTTTGTATTGCCTCTTAAAGCAGTACTCTAATGTGCTGTGTAAGACTGCCCTGAGGCCTGATGTCAGTCTGTATGGGTTCCTCTATGAGCAGGTCAGTTCCGATCCAGACCCGGAGCCCAACATGGGTCCCAGCGACAGCCACAGTGAGCCTTCTACCTCTCCTGCAAACTGCCTTTAA